The Aedes aegypti strain LVP_AGWG chromosome 3, AaegL5.0 Primary Assembly, whole genome shotgun sequence genome contains a region encoding:
- the LOC5577376 gene encoding uncharacterized protein DDB_G0290587 produces the protein MSGKVQWVFKLVLVLIHSQMSQAEEVSCTRIDFDQATLTYLSQCSFYQEFESKSYAESLHFQPFRNDANYYLSNRWQGLTCGETVESFSLNEETELRMVYNLLIDSGATLEVRVVDLDRMDSENKPTVVIRWKTEQATFGWGLFREKMDKTVRRAKIQIEANMNAGSDVAIEYFTVFNFEVETNECHSIDEFAPTTTTTTTTTTSSPTTTSTTILASTTTTLSLSTSISEPTTWRTTSTLEMSTAYSPRDESTPTSTEVPTTTTTMSSTSTSTFTTAESSPPTAASVFETNSNGWVWIMLTALFASLLCLAIAASAYIYAMNKHLLDLNIKLKEQRLHRLDHHLGQFKRNDKQKLPIV, from the exons ATGTCCGGCAAGGTGCAGTGGGTTTTCAAGTTAGTTTTGGTTCTGATCCATAGCCAAATGTCTCAAGCTGAGGAAGTGTCTTGTACGCGAATTGATTTCGACCAGGCTACACTCACATACCTTTCGCAATGTTCGTTTTACCAAGAATTTGAATCGAAGTCATATGCAgaatcacttcattttcaacCTTTTCGTAATGATGCAAATTATTACCTCTCAAATCGATGGCAAGGGCTGACGTGCGGTGAAACAGTGGAAAGTTTTAGTTTAAATGAGGAAACCGAACTGAGGATGGTTTACAACTTGTTGATCGACAGTGGAGCCACTTTGGAGGTGCGAGTCGTTGATCTGGATCGAATGGACAGTGAGAACAAACCAACGGTAGTTATACGATGGAAAACCGAACAGGCAACGTTTGGCTGGGGATTGTTTAGAGAGAAGATGGATAAAACTGTTAGAAGAGCTAAG ATTCAAATTGAAGCAAATATGAATGCCGGAAGTGATGTCGCAATTGAATATTTCACCGTTTTCAATTTCGAAGTGGAAACTAACGAATGTCATTCTATTGATGAATTTGCACCTACAACTACCACAACCACCACTACTACCACCTCATCTCCAACAACAACCAGCACAACAATACTTGCAAGTACAACTACTACATTATCCTTGAGTACTTCAATATCTGAGCCCACTACGTGGAGGACTACATCAACCCTCGAAATGTCCACGGCTTATTCACCAAGAGATGAAAGCACACCGACATCCACGGAAGTCCCAACGACAACTACAACCATGTCGTCCACGTCAACGTCCACGTTTACGACAGCGGAATCAAGTCCACCAACTGCTGCTTCCgtatttgaaacaaattccaaCGGATGGGTTTGGATTATGTTAACTGCTTTATTTGCCTCCCTTCTCTGCTTGGCAATTGCTGCATCTGCTTACATCTACGCCATGAATAAGCACCTTTTGGATCTGAATATTAAATTGAAGGAGCAACGGCTGCACCGATTGGATCATCATCTAGGACAGTTTAAAAGAAATGACAAACAAAAGCTGCCAATCGTATGA